ACTTTCTTCATTGGGCAAGATATCCATTTTAAAAGATAGCATATCCATTATTCTTTTAGCAATTTGCATTTCTTTGCTATAGTTAGTCCTTACATATTCTATAAATCCCTTGGAAATTTTATTTTTATCCTGGAGTACTACGGGATTATTACTTAAATAGAAAAAATAAGCTACAATTGCATGAAGACTATTCCCTCCAAATTTAACATTATAACTATATTCTGCATAACGAAATGCTTCCTGAACACTATTTACTACATATTTCATTAGCATGCTATCCTTTTCAGAGGTTTGATTATAAATTAAGGTATCTATAGTCTTATTAATGCAAAGGGCCGTTCTTCTTTCAAATTTCTCTTTACTTATCTTATCTTTTTTTAACTTTCTATATGAACTTGAAAGCTGTAGAAATAATTCATCATATATATTTTCTTCCTCTGTTTTTTCTTGAAGGATATCTTGTATTGTTGTATTTGGAGTAATTACTATATCCTTTCGCTTTTTTATTTTACTCTCATTTCTCTCCGCAATCTCCCTCAATATATCTTCTGTTAAATCTGAAAGATTAATCTCTAGAGGATCATTTTCTTTGTGTCTTGCGTAGAGTGCAGCGCATATATACTTTATTGAATTTTGCAACTCCCCTACATTTCCAATGTATTTATGGAATATCAAGGCTTCTATTCCATTCCCTGATATCTTTATATTCCGATCTAATACTTGACTTTCATTAATAAAAAATTGGTAAATAAATTCTAATTTTTCTTGATATCCTCTATCTTCTAAAGAAGGGATATTCACTATAATAGGTATTCTCCTTAAAAATGTCTCTAAAAAATTAGACTCTAAATCCTCCGTGGTGGCCATTATAATTCTAACATCAGCTTTATGCCAAACATCATTTTCACCTATTCTTTTATATATACCTTGATCTAAAAAAATAAATAATTTTTCCTGACTCTCACTATTTAGTCTATGAACTTCATCTAGAAAAAGCATGCCTTCATTTGCTGATTCTATTAAACCTTTTGTCGTAACATGGGCACCTGTAAATGCTCCCTTAACATGTCCGAAGAGAATACTGGATAATAGTTCCGGATTATTAGCATATTGTGCACAGTTTAATGTTATAAAAGGTGAATTTGGCTTTAATATTTCATTTTCTACAGAGAAGCGGTGTATTTGTTTTGCTATATAACTTTTTCCAACCCCTGTTGCTCCATGTAGTAAAATAGTTAAACTTGAATTTGGATAAAATACCGATGTTTTTATTTGCTCTATTGATTTTTTTAAGCTCCCCTTTGCCCCAATCATCCCCAATAACGAATCGTCTAAGCTTTTGCTGGCCTCTACTTCTTTAGTCTTCCCTGCACGATTCTCTGCAAGTAATTCATCAAAACTATTATAGATAAACTTAGATGTCTTAAAAAATTTCTTCTCAAAGGTCTTTCTGTGCACAAAGCATACTGGTCTTGTATTGATTTTAAAGAGTTCGGTACCAATTAATTGATTTAAGTAATGACTTACTGTATTGCGTTTGACATTGTATTTTTTTGCTAATTCTTTCGCCGTACATCCAGTACCCAAGTTTTCAATCTTCATTGAATCTGTAGATTTTTTAATATCTTCCATCAATGACTCTTTAAGCAAATCATATCACCCTTTAAATTTGAATTTGTCTTTAGTCTTTATTATTAATAATGGTTTAACAATTGTCAATAATTCATATTTTCTAAATATAATTAAGGGTATCGTTAAAAATAGGATTATCAGCTAAAATTGAGCATAATTTATACACTATGATACAATTCAAAACATATGGTATTCTTCTTTCACTTTTTTCATATTTAATTTTGACACTAATTTGGCATGTTTTTTGCTTCTTAAAGTGTATTATAAATTCAAAATCATAGCTGAATAGTTTTACGAAAGGTGGTTCTTATGACTAGAAAATTATTAATCGCAACCCATGGAACTTTTGCTGAAGGAATTAAATCTTCATTGGAACTAATTATAGGAAAACAAGATTTCATTCATGTACTATGTGCTTATACTGAGGGAATATCCGAGATAAAAAAGCCAATAAAAAATATAATTTCCTCTTTGAAACCTGATGAGGAAATTATTATTGCAACAGATTTACTGGGAGGAAGCATAAATAATGAATTTATGAATTATATTTCATTCCCCAATGTTCACCTCATATGTGGAGTTAATCTTCCCTTATTATTGGAGATTGTTTTAAATATTCAAAACGAAAATATAGAAAAGCTAATTGGAGATTCTATAAAGATAGCTCAGGAGCAAATTCAATACTGTAATTGTCTTTTGGAGAAAAATAGAGAAATATCTGAAGCTTTTTAGTTCTTATTAAATTAAATTGCAACTGTTAAAATTATTAAAAAATAATACACTTAGGGAGAGGAAGTATTGGTTATTATGTCATAACAAGAATTCCCTGGATATAAATTATTCTACCCAAGGAATTTCTTATTTTGTCAATATTTATTATCTAACTGCCCTATTTCAGCTAAAGAGTTATTTCATGGTCTCAATTACCTTTGCCAGTTGATAAATACTTTGAGTTAAATTGGTGATTTTCCCTTCAAATCTCACCAATAGATAAATGGAAATTACCATAGGAAAACCAAAGTTTCCGATCTGCACCAATAATTCTTCCATTTTTCATCCTCCCTTCTCTATTTTCTCTATATCTTTTTACCTCCCGTCCCACATGAAGCTTATCCCTTGCCCTAATAAAACAGACCTGCTGGTAAAAAGCAGGTCTGTTTTATTGCATTACTCTATCTCAAATTCTTTGACTTCTGTTGTGATAAGCTCTGCTTTAGATTTTTCTACCAAGTCTCCACCGGTAGTGATGAAGATATTGTCCCCTAAAATGCTGTCCATTGCTTCTTTAACTTCTATATCGGTTAGATCATCTCTAGCGTTGTCTACTGCTATTTTGCTGGTTCTTCCCTCTGTGTTTTTAAAGGTCATTTCTAGTCTTAATGTTGCCATAGTTTACCCTCCTTTCTCTTTGAATTTTTCCTAGTCCCTTCTAAAGGTTGATAAGCAATACGTCATCTACTCTGTGGATTTCTTCTAAGGGATAGTTTTGTAACCCTGCTAGCTGATTTGCTACACCATAGATGGATTGATTCTCGCTACTGACCTTTACGTTGGAATAGGTCTTGGTTCGGATGATGTCCTTACCACTTTCATTTACTCCGGTTTTTAACTTTAGTTGCATTCTTGAGCTTACTACATTTGCATCTACTGCCATTTTTCTCACCTCCTCTCTACACTTCATAAATGGAAAAGGAAAGAAAAAGTAACCCATTAAAATTTTAACTTTTGGGAATAGACATAGGGAAAACCTTAAAATCTTAGGTTTTTCACTATGTTCATAGAATGACAAAATAGACTGCTATTTTAAAAAAAGAATTCACAAAATATTATCCTTTCATCATCTTATTTAATTGTGTTAATGCTCTTGCCTTTCGCTTTACTATGGCCTGATAAGATAGATTTTTCTCTCTGGCCAGAGACTTTAGTTTTTTTCCTTCTACATAATAGGCAAGAATCACTTCTCTTTGTTTCAGGGAAAGTAAGCTCATGGCCCTATCTAGGGAATTTCTCTGTTCCTTTTCCTCCATCCTTTCCTCCACTTGCTCTCTATCATCAGATAACAAATCCAAATAGCTTGTATTGTCCTCTCCTAGAGGTTGGTCTAATATCACTACTTCTCTTGTCTTTTTTCTTTCATTGACATAATAATAAAAAACCTGTTTTTGCACATAGGCAGCAAAGGGTACTCCTAAAGACTCTTTGTACTCTTTAATCGCTTTGAGGATGACCACTCTCCCCTCCTGTAACCAATCCTCAGTATCTTGGTTTATTCCAAAGTATTTTCTGATACTCTTCACCAGTAAAGGATGAAATAATTGTACTAATTCTTCCTTAGCTCCTCCATTCCCCCTTTGGGCTTTTCGTACAAGATGTTCAATATTTTGTTGTTCAATCATTTTATCACCCCACATTTTTGTGAGGCCGGCCCTTTTCCCCTGCAGGTATGGTTAAGTATAAGCTTTTAAGGGCAATGGGGATATGTTGAACTAAGGGAAAGTATCTGGAGACTTAACCATAGTTTGTGAAAAATGAAGTGACTAAGGGCTAGAACTGAAGAAAGAACAATAGGGTTTTAGGGAAAAGTTAATCTATCCTAAAACTTTAATATAGCAAAAAGGACAAAAAAAGTAAAAATTTAAAGACTCCATCTTATATAAGATGGAGTCTTTAAATTTGATCAAAGGATAGACTGGAAAATACTTTATATCCTATTTACTCTAGTTTTTACAGCTGCCTCCCTTACCGCTTTTGATATATGATCAACTACTCTTTTATCAAAAACATCGGGAATGACATAGTCTTCTTTTAATTCTTCCTGGGAAATGAGATTGGCTATGGCATAGGCAGCCGCTAACTTCATTTCTTGGTTGATTTCCTTTGCCCTGATGTCTAATGCCCCTCTAAATATTCCCGGAAAAGCCAATACATTGTTAATTTGGTTGGCAAAATCAGAGCGTCCAGAGCCTACCACTTTGGCACCAGCCTTTATCGCTAAATCAGGCATAATTTCTGGTATAGGATTTGCCATGGCAAAGACAATGGGATCTTTGTTCATGGATTTAATCATATCCTCTGTAACAATATTGCCTACAGACACTCCAATAAATACATCAACACCTACTAGGGCATCCTTGAGGTTTCCCCTTTTCTGATCTTTATTGGTTATCTTTGCAATTTCATTTTTATATTTATTGTGGGAATAATCTTCATAAAGGATCCCCTCTTTTCCACAAACCAGAATATTTTGTACCCCAAGGTTTAAAAGCATTTTTACAATGGCAATTCCTGCTGAGCCATCACCACTGACAACTACTTTTATGTCTTCAATCTTTTTATTAACAATTTTTAGTGCATTAATTAATCCTGCAGAAACCACAATTGCTGTACCATGCTGGTCGTCATGGAAAACAGGAATATCTAATTCCTTGTTTAATCTTTCCTCAATTTCAAAACATCTAGGGGCACTAATATCCTCAAGGTTGATTCCGCCAAAAGTAGGTGCAATGAGTTTTACTGCCTTTACAATTTCCTCTACCTCATTGGTAGCTAAACAAATGGGAAAAGCATTGACATCGGCAAACTCTTTAAAAAGAATTGACTTTCCTTCCATTACTGGCATAGCTGCCTCTGGTCCAATATCCCCTAAACCAAGTACAGCGCTTCCATCGGTCACCACTGCCACAAGATTTCCCTTTGTGGTATACTTATACGCATCCTTTTGATCCTCATATATTTTTCTGCAAGGTTCAGCTACCCCAGGAGTATAGGCTATACTTAAATCCTCTCTATTTTCTACTTTAATCTTAGAAGTGACTTCTATTTTCCCTTGATTTTCTTCATGCATGATTAAACTTTTTTCTGAAAAATCCATGGTAACACCTGCCCTTAGAAAGTAAATGACAATTTTTATGTCCTTTGAATATTCTCCCTGTGATGTCTAAAGTTTCACTTT
The Irregularibacter muris DNA segment above includes these coding regions:
- a CDS encoding sigma 54-interacting transcriptional regulator, whose amino-acid sequence is MLKESLMEDIKKSTDSMKIENLGTGCTAKELAKKYNVKRNTVSHYLNQLIGTELFKINTRPVCFVHRKTFEKKFFKTSKFIYNSFDELLAENRAGKTKEVEASKSLDDSLLGMIGAKGSLKKSIEQIKTSVFYPNSSLTILLHGATGVGKSYIAKQIHRFSVENEILKPNSPFITLNCAQYANNPELLSSILFGHVKGAFTGAHVTTKGLIESANEGMLFLDEVHRLNSESQEKLFIFLDQGIYKRIGENDVWHKADVRIIMATTEDLESNFLETFLRRIPIIVNIPSLEDRGYQEKLEFIYQFFINESQVLDRNIKISGNGIEALIFHKYIGNVGELQNSIKYICAALYARHKENDPLEINLSDLTEDILREIAERNESKIKKRKDIVITPNTTIQDILQEKTEEENIYDELFLQLSSSYRKLKKDKISKEKFERRTALCINKTIDTLIYNQTSEKDSMLMKYVVNSVQEAFRYAEYSYNVKFGGNSLHAIVAYFFYLSNNPVVLQDKNKISKGFIEYVRTNYSKEMQIAKRIMDMLSFKMDILPNEESLIPLALYFNRLHIKNINNRPRAIILAHGYATASSIANVANRLLEENIFEAVDMPLNKTIDDVIEWVIDYIKYNDISNGILLLVDTGSLKNVYQSLETVIKVPIAIINNVSTQLALNTGQMIKNGLNLAEIIKKSRNYNYTDYKIIYPKKNKQRAIITCCYTGMGTAEQIKSLLEESMPDGIDIKVISCDYNQLKKMGKENSIFQGYEIIGIVGTDNPAIEEVEYIALDELVSGNAEIKMTRIFTHLNEEKFDELNNNIIHNFSLRRLIENLTILDTDKVIGHIEECLRQYEILANSKISNNKKISILIHVGCLIERLIRRSPIEEYPNKEQFQECQKKHIELIQKSFSGIEQAYSVKIPIAEIGYIYDILNEL
- a CDS encoding PTS sugar transporter subunit IIA, translating into MTRKLLIATHGTFAEGIKSSLELIIGKQDFIHVLCAYTEGISEIKKPIKNIISSLKPDEEIIIATDLLGGSINNEFMNYISFPNVHLICGVNLPLLLEIVLNIQNENIEKLIGDSIKIAQEQIQYCNCLLEKNREISEAF
- a CDS encoding YvrJ family protein codes for the protein MEELLVQIGNFGFPMVISIYLLVRFEGKITNLTQSIYQLAKVIETMK
- a CDS encoding DUF2922 domain-containing protein; the encoded protein is MATLRLEMTFKNTEGRTSKIAVDNARDDLTDIEVKEAMDSILGDNIFITTGGDLVEKSKAELITTEVKEFEIE
- a CDS encoding DUF1659 domain-containing protein; amino-acid sequence: MAVDANVVSSRMQLKLKTGVNESGKDIIRTKTYSNVKVSSENQSIYGVANQLAGLQNYPLEEIHRVDDVLLINL
- a CDS encoding RNA polymerase sigma factor, which translates into the protein MIEQQNIEHLVRKAQRGNGGAKEELVQLFHPLLVKSIRKYFGINQDTEDWLQEGRVVILKAIKEYKESLGVPFAAYVQKQVFYYYVNERKKTREVVILDQPLGEDNTSYLDLLSDDREQVEERMEEKEQRNSLDRAMSLLSLKQREVILAYYVEGKKLKSLAREKNLSYQAIVKRKARALTQLNKMMKG
- a CDS encoding NAD(P)-dependent malic enzyme, which encodes MDFSEKSLIMHEENQGKIEVTSKIKVENREDLSIAYTPGVAEPCRKIYEDQKDAYKYTTKGNLVAVVTDGSAVLGLGDIGPEAAMPVMEGKSILFKEFADVNAFPICLATNEVEEIVKAVKLIAPTFGGINLEDISAPRCFEIEERLNKELDIPVFHDDQHGTAIVVSAGLINALKIVNKKIEDIKVVVSGDGSAGIAIVKMLLNLGVQNILVCGKEGILYEDYSHNKYKNEIAKITNKDQKRGNLKDALVGVDVFIGVSVGNIVTEDMIKSMNKDPIVFAMANPIPEIMPDLAIKAGAKVVGSGRSDFANQINNVLAFPGIFRGALDIRAKEINQEMKLAAAYAIANLISQEELKEDYVIPDVFDKRVVDHISKAVREAAVKTRVNRI